One Vanessa atalanta chromosome 6, ilVanAtal1.2, whole genome shotgun sequence genomic window carries:
- the LOC125064790 gene encoding DNA repair protein RAD51 homolog 4 isoform X1, whose translation MNKLQEHVYLTETILRILKQNRIITILDFLQEDAEKLSTLTKLNLPQILEIRQAIFNKHSANLISGSTLFINNITTKKFIPTGINSLDTTLVSGIPVGLITEICGLAGSGKSQLCMQLAINFVKESNNIVLYIDTKGDFSAVRIQKILEAHGLSHKDMAVIMLKIRVVYIWNIEELIRLLENIKKGVLKIENLSMIIVDSLPCLMFQHFGDNNNIGLTFLNRVINYSRYLSKELQIGFIFVNIQTRWIDQDITDPEDTESACSIKDLTYNEKRTRCLGKYWKTIPALVMVLEKLKLETNSCVTIKVLVTHHINPSAVKSCFINVSAQGVI comes from the exons ATGAATAAACTTCAAGAACATGTTTATTTAACTGAGACTATATTAAGAATTCTAAAGCAAAACCgcattataacaatattagatTTCTTGCAAGAAGATGCAGAAAAGTTATCAACTTTAACGAAACTAAATTTGCCACAGATTTTAGAAATAAGAcaagctatatttaataaacattccgCAAACTTGATCAGTGgatcaacattatttataaataatataactactaAAAAGTTTATACCAACAGGTATtaatag TTTGGATACCACATTGGTCAGTGGTATACCCGTTGGGCTTATAACTGAAATATGTGGGCTAGCAGGCTCTGGGAAATCACAACTTTGTATGCAATTAGCAATTAACTTTGTCAAAGAGTCGAATAATATAGTCCTTTACATCGACACTAAAGGTGATTTTTCTGCAGTTAGAATACAAAAGATTTTAGAAGCTCATGGCTTATCACACAAG GACATGGCagttattatgttaaaaataagagTTGTTTATATATGGAATATAGAGGAGTTGATAAGACTCttagaaaatatcaaaaaaggtgttcttaaaattgaaaatttgtcAATGATAATCGTTGATTCATTACCATGTCTTATGTTTCAACATTTcggagataataataatattg gattaacatttttaaatagagTTATTAATTATAGCAGATACCTTAGTAAAGAATTGCAAATAGGTttcatatttgttaatattcaaACACGATGGATTGACCAAGATATTACTGATCCTGAAG ATACTGAATCTGCATGTAGTATAAAAGACTTaacatataatgaaaaaagaacCCGCTGCCTTGGGAAGTATTGGAAAACTATCCCAGCTTTAGTAATGGTGTTAGAAAAATTGAAACTTGAAACTAACAGTTGTGTGACAATTAAAGTTTTAGTTACACATCATATTAACCCTTCTGCCGTCaaaagttgttttataaatgtgagTGCCCAAGGAgtcatttaa
- the LOC125064790 gene encoding uncharacterized protein LOC125064790 isoform X2, translated as MQLAINFVKESNNIVLYIDTKGDFSAVRIQKILEAHGLSHKDMAVIMLKIRVVYIWNIEELIRLLENIKKGVLKIENLSMIIVDSLPCLMFQHFGDNNNIGLTFLNRVINYSRYLSKELQIGFIFVNIQTRWIDQDITDPEDTESACSIKDLTYNEKRTRCLGKYWKTIPALVMVLEKLKLETNSCVTIKVLVTHHINPSAVKSCFINVSAQGVI; from the exons ATGCAATTAGCAATTAACTTTGTCAAAGAGTCGAATAATATAGTCCTTTACATCGACACTAAAGGTGATTTTTCTGCAGTTAGAATACAAAAGATTTTAGAAGCTCATGGCTTATCACACAAG GACATGGCagttattatgttaaaaataagagTTGTTTATATATGGAATATAGAGGAGTTGATAAGACTCttagaaaatatcaaaaaaggtgttcttaaaattgaaaatttgtcAATGATAATCGTTGATTCATTACCATGTCTTATGTTTCAACATTTcggagataataataatattg gattaacatttttaaatagagTTATTAATTATAGCAGATACCTTAGTAAAGAATTGCAAATAGGTttcatatttgttaatattcaaACACGATGGATTGACCAAGATATTACTGATCCTGAAG ATACTGAATCTGCATGTAGTATAAAAGACTTaacatataatgaaaaaagaacCCGCTGCCTTGGGAAGTATTGGAAAACTATCCCAGCTTTAGTAATGGTGTTAGAAAAATTGAAACTTGAAACTAACAGTTGTGTGACAATTAAAGTTTTAGTTACACATCATATTAACCCTTCTGCCGTCaaaagttgttttataaatgtgagTGCCCAAGGAgtcatttaa
- the LOC125064499 gene encoding FACT complex subunit spt16, producing MSNISLDKETFYRRMKRLYAAWKTAAADSKSDDVLAKVDCLVSCVGVDEDTLYSKSTALQTWLFGYELPDTITVLTEQSMCFLASKKKIEFLRQIENGKEETDLPPVKLLIRDRNDHDKENFNKLVQEIKKSKSGKTLGVFAKDSYPGEFCESWKTAMKAEKFESIDISSSVALLMAPKEDSEVITIKKACLVTVDVFTKYLKDQIMEIIDSDKKVKHSKLAEGVEAAISDKKYVTGVDTSQVDMCYPPIIQSGGNYSLKFSAVSDKNHLHFGAIVCSLGARYKSYCSNIVRTLLVNPTDHVQSNYNFLLNIEEEVMKHLVAGAKLSSVYEAGLALAKKEKPELVDNLTKTFGFAMGIEFRESSIVIGPKTSIVARKGMVFNINIGLANLSNSAATEKEGKTYALFVGDTVLVHEEQPASLLTLSKKKIKNIGIFLKDDDEEEEEEKENKTEILENGGRGKRTAVMESKLRTEHSSEEKRKEHQRELAIALNEKAKERLAKQSSGKDSEKIRKSTVSYKTVSQMPRENEVKELKLYVDRKYETVILPIFGVPVPFHISTIKNISQSVEGDYTYLRINFFHPGATMGRNEGGNYAQPDATFVKEVTYRSTNTKEPGEISPPSSNLNTGFRLIKEVQKKFKTREAEEREKEDLVKQDTLVLSQSKGNPKLKDLYIRPNIVTKRMSGSLEAHSNGFRFTSVRGDKVDILYNNIKNAFFQPCDGEMIILLHFHLKHAIMFGKKKHVDVQFYTEVGEITTDLGKHQHMHDRDDLAAEQSERELRHKLKVAFKSFCERVENMTKQEVEFDTPFRELGFPGAPFRSTVLLQPTSGALVNLTEWPPFVIALEDVELVHFERVQFHLKNFDMVFVFKDYAKKVAMVNAVPMNMLDHVKEWLNSCDIRYSEGIQSLNWTKVMKTITDDIEGFFDNGGWSFLDPESDAENEQQEEDSEEEDDAYEPTDAETEEESEDDSEYDSEASDVSDGSGDSEGEEDEESGKDWSDLEREAAEEDKKERTFDREDFDRKRKGGRDRRPYEEEGKKSKHDKSSNHKSSSSHHKSSSSNHKSSSSNHKSSSHKSPSKHSNSSPSKNRDKHKSSHHDRDKSHHGRDRDKSHSKSNGDHKKHSSSDHKSQKRSRDDSRDHDRNPKKSKK from the exons ATGTCTAATATATCTCTTGATAAGGAAACATTTTACAGGCGTATGAAAAGACTGTACGCGGCGTGGAAG ACTGCTGCTGCGGATTCTAAAAGCGATGATGTGCTTGCTAAGGTTGATTGCTTAGTGTCTTGCGTCGGAGTTGACGAAGATACACTTTACAGCAAATCCACCGCATTACAG ACTTGGCTATTTGGATATGAGCTACCAGATACGATCACAGTCCTTACAGAACAGAGCATGTGTTTTCTGGCAAGTAAAAAGAAAATAGAATTTTTAAGACAAATTGAAAATGGCAAAGAAGAAACAGATCTACCTCCTGTTAAACTTCTTATAAGAGACAGA AATGACCATGACaaagaaaatttcaataaacttGTACAAGagattaaaaaatcaaaatcaggGAAAACACTTGGAGTATTTGCTAAAGACAGTTATCCCGGTGAATTTTGTGAGAGCTGGAAGACTGCTATGAAAGCAGAGAAATTTGAAAGTATCGACATAAGCTCTTCAGTAGCACTATTAATGGCACCTAAGGAGGATTCTGAAGTTATTACGATAAAGAAGGCCTGTTTAGTCACAGTTGATGTATTCACAAAGTATTTAAAGGATCAAATTATGGAAATAATTGATTCAGATAAG aaagtaaaacattcaaaattagcTGAAGGTGTTGAAGCTGCCATTTCAGATAAGAAATATGTCACGGGTGTGGATACAAGCCAAGTTGATATGTGCTATCCACCTATAATACAATCAGGAGGGAACTACAGTCTCAAATTCAGTGCTGTATCGGATAAAAATCATCTTCATTTTGGTGCCATTGTTTGTTCGTTGGGTGCAAGATATAAGTCGTACTGTTCTAATATTGTACGTACTTTGTTAGTCAACCCAACTGATCATGTACAAAGCAATTACAATTTTCTCTTAAACATAGAGGAGGAGGTGATGAAACATCTTGTGGCTGGTGCCAAGCTGTCTTCAGTTTATGAGGCTGGCTTGGCATTAGCTAAGAAAGAGAAACCAGAACTTGTTGATAATCTTACAAAAACATTTGG TTTTGCTATGGGTATAGAGTTTCGTGAGAGTTCAATTGTGATTGGACCTAAAACATCAATCGTAGCAAGGAAAGGCATGGTGTTCAACATTAATATTGGTTTAGCCAATTTAAGTAACAGTGCTGCAACAGAAAAAGAAGGAAag ACATATGCATTGTTTGTTGGGGACACGGTACTTGTACATGAAGAACAACCAGCTTCACTTCTTACGCTATCTAAGAAGAAGATcaaaaatattggtatttttcttaaagatgatgatgaagaagaggaagaagaaaaagaaaacaaaacagaAATCCTGG AAAATGGAG GCCGAGGCAAAAGAACCGCTGTTATGGAATCAAAGCTTCGAACTGAACATTCTTCAGAAGAAAAACGTAAAGAACATCAGAGAGAACTTGCAATTGCTCTCAATGAAAAGGCGAAAGAAAGGTTAGCGAAACAATCAAGCGGAAAAGACAGTGAAAAGATAAGGAAAAGCACAGTTTCGTACAAAACCGTCAGTCAAATGCCGAGAGAAAATGAAGTTAAAGAGCTGAAATTATACGTcg atcGTAAATACGAAACCGTAATTCTGCCTATATTCGGCGTCCCAGTACCATTCCATATATCTACAATTAAGAATATATCACAGTCGGTGGAGGGAGATTACACATATCTTAGGATAAACTTCTTCCATCCCGGAGCCACCATGGGGAGAAACGAGGGCGGTAATTATGCACAACCCGATGCCACCTTTGTTAAAGAAGT TACATATAGAAGTACAAACACGAAAGAACCAGGTGAAATATCACCACCATCATCAAATTTAAACACTGGATTCAGACTTATTAAGGAAGTACAGAAAAAGTTTAAAACTCGAGAAGCAGAGGAGAGGGAAAAGGAGGATCTTGTTAAACAGGATACCTTAGTTCTCTCTCAGAGTAAAGGAAATCCAAAACTGAAAGACTTGTACATTAGACCCAATATAGTCACAAAGCGTATGAGTGGGTCTCTAGAAGCACATTCAAACGGTTTTAGATTTACATCAGTTAGGGGAGACAAAGTTGACATTTTGTACAATAACATTAAGAATGCTTTCTTTCAACCATGTGATGGAgagatgataattttattacacttcCATTTAAAACATGCTATAATGTTTg GCAAGAAGAAACACGTGGACGTTCAGTTCTACACGGAGGTGGGAGAGATCACGACGGACCTCGGAAAGCACCAGCACATGCACGACCGGGACGACCTCGCGGCGGAGCAGAGCGAGCGGGAGCTGCGGCACAAGCTCAAGGTCGCCTTCAAGAGCTTTTGCGAGCGCGTCGAGAACATGACCAAGCAGGAGGTCGAGTTCGACACGCCATTCAG GGAGCTAGGCTTCCCCGGTGCACCGTTCCGTAGTACAGTGCTGCTGCAGCCCACGTCAGGCGCGCTCGTCAACCTCACAGAGTGGCCGCCATTCGTCATCGCACTGGAGGATGTCGAGCTCGTACACTTTGAGCGTGTTCAGTTCCATCTCAAGAACTTCGATATGGTGTTTGTTTTCAAAGATTACGCCAAGAAGGTGGCCATGGTAAACGCTGTTCCAATGAACATGCTCGACCATGTGAAGGAATGGCTTAa cTCCTGTGATATCCGTTACTCGGAAGGTATTCAGTCCTTGAACTGGACGAAAGTCATGAAGACCATAACAGACGATATTGAGGGTTTCTTTGATAACGGAGGCTGGTCCTTCTTAGACCCTGAATCGGATGCCGAGAATGAGCAACAG gagGAAGACTCAGAAGAAGAAGATGACGCGTACGAGCCCACCGACGCTGAAACGGAGGAAGAATCCGAAGACGATTCTGAATACGACTCTGAAGCATCCGATGTGTCAGACGGTTCGGGCGACAGTGAAGGAG AAGAGGATGAAGAATCTGGTAAAGATTGGTCGGATTTGGAGCGAGAAGCTGCTGAAGAAGATAAAAAGGAACGCACTTTCGACCGAGAAGACTTCGACCGCAAGCGTAAGGGCGGGCGTGATCGACGACCCTACGAAGAAGAGGGCAAGAAGAGTAAACACGATAAGAGCTCAAACCACAAAAGTTCAAGTTCACATCATAAGAGTTCCAGTTCAAATCATAAGAGCTCAAGTTCGAATCACAAGAGTTCAAGCCATAAAAGTCCCTCCAAACACAGCAATAGCAG tCCATCAAAGAACCGCGACAAACACAAGTCGTCACATCATGATCGTGATAAGTCACACCACGGTCGCGACCGGGATAAGTCGCACAGCAAGTCAAACGGCGACCATAAGAAGCACAGCTCCAGCGACCACAAGTCTCAGAAGCGATCACGTGACGACAGCAGGGATCACGACCGCAATCCTAAGAAATCGAA gaaataa
- the LOC125064500 gene encoding protoheme IX farnesyltransferase, mitochondrial, giving the protein MVIEAIKMSYLRILHCTLCLKHGTINLCPKSMLLKNCSYKPIQQLANISLSCHLSNNSPLTTQTVAASTKKKNKNVPQDTRMWKETPTHDVKNNLVQYSMMLSKFRLTSLVVMTSMAGYTLAPAPFDLTTFALCTVGTGLVSSAANSINQYHEVPFDAQMSRTKNRVLVKGLLEPVHAISFAAASSITGLSVLYFGVNPLTAALGAGNLILYSFIYTPLKRISITNTWLGSVVGAIPPLMGWAGCAGGLDAGALVLSAVLYSWQFPHFNALSWNLRPDYSRAGYRMMAVTDPALCRRVALRHTGFITATCVGSSYLGVTNMWFALESLPLNIYFMYLAWQFYKKSDSSSSRKLFRFSLIHLPALMLLMLVNKKYWSSSKTEEHNDTLKIQDVNKHPEFAKGITVLPRRPVVAAQDSNLEKTTNA; this is encoded by the exons ATGGTCATCGAAGctattaaaatgtcatatctAAGGATCCTGCATTGCACTTTATGCCTTAAACATGGAACAATTAATTTATGTCCAAAGTCAATGCTCCTAAAAAATTGT agCTATAAACCAATTCAACAGCTGGCAAATATATCTTTATCCTGTCACCTTAGTAACAATTCACCTTTGACAACTCAAACAGTGGCTGCatctacaaagaaaaaaaataaaaatgttcctCAAGATACGAGAATGTGGAAAGAAACTCCGACTCATGATGTTAAGAATAACTTAGTACAATATTCTATGATGCTCTCCAAATTTCGATTGACCT CCCTAGTAGTAATGACATCAATGGCAGGTTACACGCTTGCACCTGCTCCATTTGATTTAACAACATTTGCACTATGTACTGTGGGTACTGGTCTTGTGAGCTCTGCTGCAAACTCTATCAACCAATACCATGAAGTTCCTTTTGACGCACAGATGTCTAGAACTAAAAATAGAGTGCTTGTGAAAGGTTTATTaga acCAGTACATGCTATAAGTTTTGCAGCAGCATCAAGTATTACCGGCCTCAGTGTATTATACTTTGGTGTTAATCCTTTAACAGCAGCACTAGGTGCTGGAAATCTTATTCTATATTCCTTTATATACACACCATTGAAGAGAATATCAATAACTAACACATGGCTTGGCTcagttg TTGGTGCCATCCCACCCTTAATGGGATGGGCCGGTTGTGCTGGCGGACTCGACGCGGGCGCGCTGGTGCTAAGCGCGGTGCTGTACTCATGGCAGTTTCCACACTTCAACGCGCTCTCCTGGAATCTAAGGCCCGACTACTCGCGCGCCGGTTACAGGATGATGGCTGTCACTGACCCAG ctCTATGCAGAAGAGTGGCTTTACGACATACAGGCTTCATAACCGCTACATGCGTCGGTTCTTCTTATCTAGGAGTCACCAATATGTGGTTTGCGCTCGAGTCCTTAccacttaatatatattttatgtacttag CATggcaattctataaaaaatctgaCAGCAGCAGTTCAAGGAAACTCTTTAGATTCTCTCTGATTCACCTGCCGGCACTAATGTTACTAATGctagtcaataaaaaatattggagtTCGAGTAAGACAGAAGAACATAATGATACTTTAAAGATTCAAGATGTAAACAAACATCCTGAGTTCGCAAAAGGAATCACAGTATTGCCAAGGAGACCTGTTGTCGCGGCGCAGgattcaaatttagaaaaaacCACTAACGCTTAG